A part of Onthophagus taurus isolate NC chromosome 7, IU_Otau_3.0, whole genome shotgun sequence genomic DNA contains:
- the LOC139430338 gene encoding hatching enzyme 1.2-like, translated as MCSKYGTIFIVVLFTRIKSSIPSTNDVPYDIKPNRETGYLLEKSENGNLNPEEQGGYFEGDIMMDPLQSREGLEGVKLWEGGVIPYVISPAFSFTGLTIIHWAIRKFHQKTCIRFRPKTDEDVDYIFITNNKTGCWSHIGRMIGEQELNLQEPACLNWARRGTAVHELMHALGISHEHTRPDRDKYVQILHNNIRENRIYNFNKNEHFINQVMPYDFGSLMHYSMFAFGKKGNMLTIRPKMTKELIQRNTHNFEMGQRMRMSHYDVMRINEVYCNSKRKGVVFSIWNALTNSMFPIHY; from the exons ATGTGCAGTAAGTACGgtacaatttttattgttgtactCTTTACCAGAATAAAATCTTCAATACCTTCCACGAATGATGTACCATACGACATTAAACCTAATCGAGAAACGGGTTATCTCTTAGAAAAATCGGAGAATGGAAATCTTAATCCTGAAGAGCAGGGTGGTTACTTTGAAGGGGATATCATGATGGATCCTTTACAAAGTAGGGAGGGATTAGAAGGTGTTAAATTATGGGAGGGCGGTGTTATTCCATATGTGATCTCTCCAGCGTTTTCATTTACGGGATTGACAATAATACATTGGGCTATTCGAAAGTTTCATCAAAAAACTTGTATACg TTTTAGGCCAAAAACTGATGAAGATGTTGATTACATCTttataactaataataaaacaggATGTTGGTCACATATCGGTCGAATGATTGGGGAACAAGAACTTAATTTACAAGAACCTGCTTGTCTTAATTGGGCAAGAAGAGGAACCGCTGTACATGAGTTGATGCACGCTCTTGGTATAAGTCACGAACACACAAGACCGGATAGAGACAAATATGTACAAATTCTTCATAACAATATTCGAGAAAATagaatatataattttaacaaaaacgaacattttattaatcaagTTATGCCATACGATTTTGGATCTTTAATGCATTACTCAATGTTTGCCTTCGGTAAAAAGGGGAATATGCTTACAATCAGACCTAAAATGACTAAAGAACTC ATACAAAGAAACACTCATAACTTTGAAATGGGGCAAAGAATGAGAATGAGCCATTATGATGTGATGCGCATCAATGAAGTTTATTGCAACTCGAAAAGGAAAGGAGTTGTGTTTTCAATTTGGAATGCACTAACGAATTCGATGTTCCCGATACATTattag